The following proteins are encoded in a genomic region of Gymnogyps californianus isolate 813 chromosome 19, ASM1813914v2, whole genome shotgun sequence:
- the SLC16A3 gene encoding monocarboxylate transporter 4, protein MGAVVADDGPSGVKAPDGGWGWAVLFGCFIITGFSYAFPKAVSVFFKELIREFGIGYSDTAWISSILLAMLYGTGPLCSVCVNRFGCRPVMLVGGLFASMGMVIASFCTSIVQIYLTAGVITGLGLALNFQPSLIMLNRYFDKRRPLANGLSAAGSPVFLCALSPLGQILQHEYGWRGGFLILGGMLLNCCVCGALMRPLEPPKKSEATKEPAEKKVKKKLLDFSVFKDGGFVIYTLAASIMVLGLFVPPVFVVSYAKDLGYQDTKAAFLLTILGFIDIFARPICGMVAGLKWVRPRCVYLFSFAMVFNGFTDLMGSMSVDYGGLVVFCIFFGISYGMVGALQFEVLMAIVGTQKFSSAIGLVLLAEAMAVLIGPPSAGKLLDATGRYMFVFIIAGIEVTTSALVLALGNFFCIKKKSEEPHTKEAAAEREELNKSEDKNPDDAKVDSIEVEQFLKDEPEKNGEVVTNPETCV, encoded by the exons ATGGGAGCTGTAGTAGCTGATGATGGTCCATCTGGTGTTAAAGCCCCTGAtggaggctggggctgggctgtcCTTTTTGGCTGTTTTATCATCACAGGATTCTCCTACGCCTTTCCTAAGGCAGTTAGTGTCTTCTTTAAAGAACTTATCCGGGAATTTGGCATTGGATATAGTGACACTGCATGGATTTCCTCCATTCTGTTGGCCATGCTTTATGGAACAG GTCCACTCTGTAGTGTATGTGTCAATCGCTTTGGCTGTCGCCCTGTCATGCTGGTGGGTGGCCTTTTTGCCTCAATGGGGATGGTGATAGCCTCCTTCTGCACGAGCATCGTTCAGATCTATCTAACTGCAGGTGTGATTACTG GTTTGGGTCTGGCACTAAACTTTCAGCCTTCACTCATCATGTTAAACCGCTACTTTGACAAACGCCGGCCCTTAGCCAACGGGCTGTCAGCTGCTGGGAGTCCAGTATTTCTTTGTGCTCTCTCACCGTTGGGGCAGATACTACAACACGAGTATGGCTGGAGAGGAGGATTCCTTATACTGGGTGGGATGCTGCTCAACTGCTGCGTATGTGGAGCATTAATGAGACCTTTGGAGCCGCCCAAAAAGTCTGAAGCTACCAAAGAACCAGCtgagaagaaagtgaagaaaaaacttCTGGATTTCAGTGTGTTTAAAGATGGTGGTTTTGTAATCTACACACTAGCAGCATCTATCATGGTGCTTGGCCTCTTTGTTCCCCCAGTTTTTGTTGTGAGTTATGCCAAGGATTTAGGGTACCAAGACaccaaagcagcttttcttctgactATTCTGGGATTCATTGATATCTTTGCTCGGCCTATTTGTGGAATGGTAGCTGGTCTTAAATGGGTCAGACCACGCTGTGTCTACCTCTTCAGTTTTGCTATGGTTTTCAATGGCTTTACAGATCTCATGGGTTCTATGTCTGTTGATTATGGTGGCCTGGTggtcttttgcattttctttggcatttcttACGGAATGGTAGGTGCTCTTCAGTTTGAAGTTCTCATGGCTATTGTTGGTACTCAAAAGTTTTCCAGTGCTATCGGTTTAGTGCTCCTGGCAGAAGCTATGGCTGTTCTAATTGGTCCACCATCAGCGG gaaaactcTTGGATGCAACAGGAAGgtacatgtttgtttttattattgctgGAATTGAAGTTACCACCTCAGCACTCGTACTGGCCTTGGgaaatttcttctgcattaagaaaaaatcagaagaacCACAtacaaaagaagcagcagcagaaagagaggaatTAAACaaatctgaagacaaaaatcCTGATGATGCCAAGGTGGACTCTATTGAAGTAGAGCAGTTTCTGAAAGATGAGCCTGAAAAAAATGGCGAAGTTGTAACTAACCCAGAAACGTGTGTGTGA